A genomic stretch from Octopus bimaculoides isolate UCB-OBI-ISO-001 chromosome 15, ASM119413v2, whole genome shotgun sequence includes:
- the LOC106878482 gene encoding uncharacterized protein LOC106878482 produces the protein MMSPAGANRELVAIVVNLREERCLQKCLQTIDMERKYSSKVFELDLRILKVYLKGLRERISHIKSNLTAEEICQVRELEAQEKLGNHFPSAVSTSALKIAAAYRCLKLEPNITLQEVSKLAVKNFLFGQDESILSSISSEESAEEMMQIGRGENKISSLSALLNTSKRRNSVRLRPATSVLSKRDKQTAQITRPKTAPIPPDMKFSSHIEYTKPSSIDYLQNTETTWQTEFDSDIAGCHFGEHQSEEKRKRCLQSEVNKCKDLNNKTKNFLDNLDSFVSASEKNTRLYLNKASTDDTLFRKGMLSPKNKQLRKSQQAIHFNSVVETKPTEDHQEKPIKVWKDLNKCRYLRVSDDMLDLSGVVTLAKDHMKQMSNLHNL, from the coding sequence ATGATGTCGCCAGCTGGAGCTAACCGAGAACTCGTTGCCATTGTAGTTAACCTCAGAGAAGAACGTTGCCTTCAAAAATGCCTGCAGACCATCGACATGGAGAGAAAATACTCATCGAAAGTTTTTGAACTTGACTTGCGCATTCTGAAAGTTTATTTGAAAGGACTGAGAGAGAGAATTTCCCACATCAAATCTAACCTTACTGCTGAAGAAATATGTCAGGTAAGGGAGTTGGAGGCTCAAGAGAAACTTGGTAATCATTTCCCTTCTGCAGTTTCAACCAGTGCTTTAAAAATTGCTGCTGCTTACAGGTGCCTGAAACTGGAACCGAATATTACACTTCAGGAAGTTTCAAAGTTGGCAGTGAAAAATTTCCTTTTTGGACAAGATGAAAGTATTTTGAGTTCTATAAGCTCCGAAGAAAGTGCTGAAGAAATGATGCAAATCGGTAGGGGTgagaataaaataagtagcttATCAGCATTACTAAATACATCTAAGAGAAGAAATAGCGTCCGACTGCGACCAGCGACATCAGTTTTGAGtaaaagagacaaacaaacagctCAAATTACACGACCAAAGACAGCACCCATCCCTCCTGACATGAAGTTTTCATCACACATAGAATATACCAAGCCTTCATCTATAGATTATTTACAGAATACTGAGACAACATGGCAAACGGAATTTGATAGCGATATTGCTGGATGTCATTTTGGTGAACACCAGTctgaagaaaaacgaaagagatgTTTGCAGAGCGAAGTTAACAAATGCAAAGAcctcaataacaaaacaaaaaatttccTTGACAACCTGGACAGTTTTGTATCTGCGTCTGAGAAAAATACTAGACTATACCTAAACAAAGCATCAACAGATGACACCCTATTTCGTAAAGGTATGTTAAGCCCTAAGAATAAACAACTGAGAAAATCTCAACAGGCAATTCATTTCAATTCAGTTGTGGAAACGAAGCCGACTGAAGATCACCAAGAAAAGCCGATTAAAGTTTGGAAAGATCTAAACAAATGTCGTTATTTAAGAGTCTCTGATGACATGCTTGATTTATCAGGGGTAGTCACATTGGCAAAAGATCACATGAAACAAATgtctaatttacataatttataa